The Mercurialis annua linkage group LG2, ddMerAnnu1.2, whole genome shotgun sequence genome contains a region encoding:
- the LOC126666890 gene encoding CASP-like protein 1D1, translating to MATTDKHTPEAALYTTAPPAARREYVGVDVGLRVFLFATTLTGIIVMSTAKQTVLTPVPGVPGLVVPIEAKFDNSPAFLYYLAALSVACLYSIITTLASLGVIAKPTYAAKFLFYYAIWDVLIMGLVVAATGSAGAVAYVGLKGNKHTGWGKVCHVYGTFCKHIGSAVAMSLISSIVLVLLIMVSIWSLYIRARKAQ from the exons ATGGCCACCACCGATAAGCATACCCCAGAAGCTGCACTATATACCACAGCACCACCGGCAGCACGTCGGGAGTATGTCGGTGTTGATGTCGGTCTTAGGGTTTTTCTGTTTGCAACTACCCTAACTGGGATTATTGTCATGTCTACTGCCAAGCAAACGGTGTTGACTCCGGTGCCCGGAGTGCCTGGTCTTGTAGTGCCTATCGAAGCAAAATTTGATAATTCGCCGGCATTCCT ATACTATTTAGCAGCATTATCAGTAGCTTGCCTATACAGTATCATCACAACACTGGCATCTCTTGGGGTCATTGCTAAGCCAACTTATGCAGCAAAATTCTTGTTCTATTATGCAATTTGGGATGTG CTGATCATGGGGCTCGTAGTCGCGGCGACGGGTTCTGCCGGAGCGGTAGCATATGTTGGGTTGAAGGGAAATAAGCATACAGGATGGGGGAAGGTGTGCCATGTTTACGGAACATTCTGCAAGCACATAGGAAGTGCAGTTGCAATGTCATTGATTTCATCAATAGTGCTTGTTTTGCTCATTATGGTTTCAATTTGGTCCCTCTACATTAGGGCTCGTAAAGCACAATAG